One window of Candidatus Korarchaeum sp. genomic DNA carries:
- a CDS encoding ABC transporter permease, with protein MKLVKRVEVSKKLLITVRICSIAIALILSSILLLMQGIDPYYFFSGLLSNVFGTRVGLTESIVRMIPLLLISSGLSLSFKAGFWNIGAEGQLLAGAMLGYLVASNLDFPSCIQIPLLFISGCLAGAAWGIIPALLKAKLNMNDVISTLMLYYVIYWVFQHMIHGPWKAVETVGELTYGGFAHTRVIPANSQLPVIEGTRIHWPTLLIALASAFLIYFLLKRTTWGFEIRAIGDNPEASRAAGISSTKVLIIVAIISGGLSGIAGIGELCGIQKRFTPEFLSGYGFSAIITAWLSGTNPLSLIIANFLYGGLLVGGNYAMISYKLPIGFINMFNGTILLSVLAGDFMVRYELRRD; from the coding sequence TTGAAGTTGGTCAAGAGGGTCGAGGTCTCTAAGAAGCTTTTAATAACTGTGAGGATCTGTTCTATAGCTATTGCCTTGATATTATCTTCCATACTCCTCTTAATGCAGGGGATCGATCCATATTACTTCTTCTCCGGTCTTCTGTCCAATGTCTTCGGGACAAGGGTGGGCCTGACAGAGTCAATAGTCAGGATGATACCCCTACTCCTCATAAGCTCAGGGCTATCTCTATCGTTTAAGGCGGGTTTCTGGAATATAGGAGCTGAGGGGCAGCTATTAGCAGGAGCTATGCTCGGCTACCTGGTGGCATCGAACTTAGATTTCCCGAGTTGTATTCAAATCCCCCTTCTCTTCATCTCAGGCTGTCTCGCTGGAGCAGCATGGGGGATCATTCCAGCTCTCCTTAAAGCTAAGCTCAATATGAATGATGTAATATCGACGCTCATGCTCTACTACGTGATCTACTGGGTCTTCCAGCACATGATACATGGTCCATGGAAGGCTGTAGAGACAGTAGGTGAGTTAACTTACGGGGGATTCGCTCATACGAGAGTGATACCAGCTAACTCCCAGCTACCGGTTATAGAGGGGACTAGGATACATTGGCCTACCCTTCTCATAGCCCTGGCCTCAGCTTTCCTTATCTATTTCCTCCTAAAACGGACGACTTGGGGCTTCGAGATAAGGGCGATAGGAGATAATCCAGAGGCTAGCAGAGCGGCTGGGATAAGTAGCACCAAGGTCTTGATAATAGTAGCAATAATAAGCGGGGGCCTCTCCGGAATAGCGGGAATAGGAGAGCTTTGCGGAATCCAAAAGAGGTTCACTCCGGAGTTCCTCTCAGGTTACGGTTTCTCCGCAATAATAACTGCTTGGTTAAGTGGGACTAATCCTCTCAGCTTGATAATAGCTAATTTCCTTTATGGAGGTCTCTTAGTAGGCGGGAATTATGCCATGATATCTTACAAGCTCCCCATAGGGTTCATAAACATGTTCAATGGGACTATATTACTATCAGTCCTAGCTGGCGATTTCATGGTGAGATATGAGCTCAGGAGGGATTGA
- a CDS encoding GNAT family N-acetyltransferase, protein MRIVKFDRKFLEDVISIHCPKWREMPFSMRMRDCGYWGDPEVFSWYVDALLSVDGRILIALRDDNLIGEAEIVPERLKCPVGDHAYLQMVWVKEGERGVGVGRRLVEECSKLAREMGFYSLDTIPYDEAIPFFESLGFSEIESQVLMEARTRPAPEQPKIEEIGRRELPVAVQMLAGQTRPSSLLWELLWGREAVGLPPPKVFKVRVGLWEFVLGLFRPTADDNYLYALIWGPERASLGQIFDSAEMALSIAYDMGATKVRIQTWCKYRGAFEAAGFEAIKRIKWMRMKIKED, encoded by the coding sequence TTGAGGATAGTCAAGTTCGATCGCAAGTTTCTGGAGGACGTTATCTCTATCCACTGCCCTAAGTGGAGAGAGATGCCATTCAGCATGAGGATGAGGGACTGCGGTTACTGGGGGGATCCCGAAGTCTTCAGTTGGTATGTAGATGCCTTACTATCAGTGGATGGGAGGATATTGATAGCCCTGAGGGATGATAATTTGATAGGAGAAGCTGAGATAGTTCCAGAGAGGTTGAAGTGCCCCGTGGGGGATCACGCTTACTTGCAGATGGTCTGGGTTAAGGAAGGGGAGAGGGGTGTGGGAGTCGGTAGGAGGCTCGTTGAAGAGTGCAGCAAATTAGCGAGGGAGATGGGATTCTATTCTCTCGACACAATACCATATGATGAAGCTATTCCCTTCTTCGAGTCCCTCGGATTCTCGGAGATAGAGTCGCAAGTGCTCATGGAAGCTAGAACCAGACCGGCCCCTGAGCAACCTAAGATAGAGGAGATAGGGAGAAGGGAGCTTCCAGTAGCTGTCCAGATGTTAGCAGGACAGACGAGACCATCTTCTCTCCTTTGGGAACTCCTCTGGGGTAGAGAAGCTGTGGGCCTCCCACCCCCCAAGGTCTTCAAGGTCAGGGTCGGCCTTTGGGAATTCGTCTTGGGGCTTTTCAGGCCGACAGCTGATGATAACTACTTATATGCTCTGATATGGGGACCTGAGAGGGCTAGTCTGGGCCAGATTTTCGATTCAGCTGAGATGGCCCTATCGATAGCATACGATATGGGAGCGACTAAAGTGAGGATCCAGACGTGGTGCAAGTACAGGGGGGCTTTCGAAGCGGCTGGTTTTGAGGCGATAAAACGCATCAAGTGGATGAGGATGAAAATAAAAGAGGATTAG
- a CDS encoding ABC transporter ATP-binding protein encodes MVNITKRFHDVVANNRVHFDLRGGEIHALLGENGAGKTTLMNILYGLYRPDEGEIYVRGKRVNIRSPRDAIRLGIGMVHQHFLFVEDQTVAENLALSCSRSFINPVKDLEEGLKYIEGYGIKLDLGSYIWQLSLGEQQKVEIAKILLSGADIIILDEPTSVLTPREVSELFECLKKMKSDGKGIIFITHKLNEVFSIADRVTVMRNGSVVATLPIERATKEELAKMMVGREISFGSTRSEAVKGDLVLEVKELSVIGDRGRESVKGVSFNIRSGEIFGIGGVSGNGQSELVESIVGLRKVRKGKILFMGRDITNKSPREISELGVAYIPEDRVKFGIVHSMSVAENAVLKRYHKEPFSSRRILKYERIIEFAENLVEEFGIMTPSVHTPAKNLSGGNIQRLVAGRELSGEPRLIVASNPTHGLDISATEYIRNLLIAHRDNGSAILLVSTDLEELLELSDRVAIMFDGRFSGIFKPGEISSEELGLMMSGGMSLEVGQEGRGL; translated from the coding sequence ATGGTTAATATAACGAAGAGATTCCACGACGTAGTAGCGAATAATAGAGTTCATTTCGATCTTAGGGGAGGAGAAATACATGCTTTGTTAGGAGAAAACGGGGCCGGTAAGACGACGCTGATGAATATACTCTACGGATTATATCGCCCCGATGAAGGCGAGATTTACGTGAGGGGTAAGAGAGTCAATATAAGAAGCCCGAGGGATGCAATAAGGTTAGGCATAGGTATGGTTCATCAACACTTCCTCTTCGTCGAGGACCAGACCGTCGCTGAGAATCTAGCGCTTAGTTGCTCTAGAAGTTTCATAAATCCAGTGAAGGATTTGGAGGAGGGATTGAAGTATATAGAGGGGTACGGGATAAAGTTAGATCTGGGATCGTACATATGGCAGCTCTCACTGGGAGAGCAACAGAAGGTTGAGATAGCCAAGATATTGCTCTCAGGAGCTGATATAATAATATTGGACGAACCCACATCAGTCCTCACACCGAGGGAAGTGAGCGAGCTCTTCGAATGTTTGAAAAAGATGAAATCGGATGGTAAAGGCATTATCTTCATAACTCATAAGCTCAATGAGGTCTTCTCAATAGCAGATAGAGTCACCGTGATGAGGAACGGTAGTGTTGTCGCTACTCTACCGATAGAGAGAGCAACTAAGGAGGAACTAGCTAAAATGATGGTAGGGAGGGAGATATCATTCGGATCTACGAGGTCCGAAGCAGTTAAGGGAGATCTCGTGCTTGAAGTAAAGGAGCTTTCCGTTATTGGTGATAGGGGAAGGGAGAGCGTTAAAGGAGTGTCCTTCAATATTAGGAGCGGTGAGATATTCGGAATAGGGGGAGTCTCTGGGAACGGTCAGAGCGAGTTAGTAGAGTCTATAGTCGGATTGAGGAAAGTTAGGAAGGGTAAGATATTATTTATGGGAAGGGATATCACGAATAAGTCCCCTAGGGAGATCTCTGAGCTCGGAGTAGCTTATATACCGGAAGATAGGGTGAAGTTCGGGATAGTTCATAGCATGAGTGTAGCGGAGAACGCTGTACTCAAGAGATATCATAAGGAGCCCTTCAGCTCGAGGAGGATCTTGAAGTATGAGAGGATAATTGAATTCGCTGAGAATTTAGTTGAGGAATTCGGTATAATGACACCTTCAGTCCATACACCAGCTAAAAACCTCTCAGGAGGGAATATACAGAGGCTCGTGGCTGGGAGGGAACTCTCTGGGGAGCCTAGGCTAATAGTAGCTTCTAATCCGACTCATGGCCTCGATATATCTGCAACTGAGTATATAAGGAATCTCCTCATCGCTCACAGGGATAATGGGTCAGCTATATTACTCGTATCGACAGATCTAGAAGAGCTCCTAGAACTGAGCGATAGAGTGGCTATAATGTTTGATGGGAGGTTCTCCGGTATCTTTAAGCCAGGGGAGATCTCATCAGAGGAACTGGGCCTTATGATGTCGGGGGGAATGTCCCTTGAAGTTGGTCAAGAGGGTCGAGGTCTCTAA
- a CDS encoding corrinoid protein, whose protein sequence is MLLKESLVNLDEESFMNYLEELISSGEDPWRIILGPMSEAMKEIGRLFEEGEYFIAEMLRAASIFKKALDKLGIGAEGGGSLGTVVIGTVKGDVHDIGKSLVATMLRAAGFKVIDLGVDVDADTFIRAVREHRADILAMSSLLTTTRDYVSVVIRRLEEEGLRERVKVLIGGLSTSREFAKSIGADGWAENAIEAVEVAKNLLKDL, encoded by the coding sequence ATTTTATTAAAGGAATCTTTAGTTAATCTAGATGAAGAAAGCTTCATGAATTACTTAGAGGAACTCATCTCCTCTGGAGAGGATCCATGGAGGATAATACTCGGTCCTATGAGCGAGGCTATGAAGGAGATAGGGAGATTATTCGAGGAAGGCGAGTACTTCATAGCGGAGATGCTGAGGGCAGCATCTATATTCAAGAAGGCTCTAGATAAGCTGGGAATAGGGGCCGAGGGGGGAGGTAGCTTAGGGACTGTCGTCATAGGGACAGTTAAGGGGGACGTTCATGACATAGGGAAGAGTCTAGTGGCAACTATGCTGAGGGCTGCTGGCTTCAAGGTAATAGATCTTGGGGTTGATGTAGATGCTGATACATTCATAAGGGCTGTCAGGGAGCATAGAGCCGATATACTGGCAATGAGCTCCCTCTTAACGACGACCCGGGATTACGTGAGTGTCGTGATAAGGAGGTTGGAGGAGGAGGGGTTGAGGGAGAGGGTGAAAGTGCTTATAGGGGGTCTTTCCACATCGAGAGAGTTCGCTAAATCGATAGGGGCTGATGGGTGGGCTGAAAATGCTATAGAGGCAGTTGAAGTCGCTAAAAACCTCTTGAAAGATTTATGA
- a CDS encoding peroxiredoxin, whose protein sequence is MEEGRIPLLGEKFPEIEVKTTHGSFKLPDHYKGKWFILFSHPADFTPVCTTEFVAFQKRYDEFRKLNAELIGLSIDQVFSHIKWVEWIEEKLGVKIEFPVIADDLGRVAGKLGLIHPSKGTNTVRAVFIVDPHGFIRLILYYPQEIGRNIDEILRALKALQTSDKYEVATPANWPNNELIGDKVIVRPASDVETAKQRIELAKAKEIECYDWWFCYKKV, encoded by the coding sequence ATGGAGGAGGGGAGGATCCCGCTGTTGGGGGAGAAGTTCCCGGAGATCGAGGTCAAGACTACGCACGGATCCTTCAAGCTACCAGATCATTACAAGGGCAAGTGGTTCATCTTGTTCAGCCATCCAGCTGATTTCACACCTGTATGCACTACGGAGTTCGTTGCCTTCCAGAAGAGGTATGATGAGTTCAGGAAGCTCAATGCCGAGCTCATAGGGCTCAGTATAGATCAGGTATTCAGTCACATAAAATGGGTTGAATGGATAGAGGAGAAACTAGGGGTTAAGATAGAGTTCCCAGTGATCGCGGACGACCTTGGCAGAGTTGCTGGAAAGCTGGGATTGATACATCCGAGTAAGGGGACCAATACCGTGAGAGCTGTCTTCATAGTGGATCCCCATGGGTTCATAAGGCTGATACTCTACTACCCGCAGGAGATAGGGAGGAACATAGATGAGATCTTGAGGGCCTTGAAGGCTCTGCAGACATCCGATAAGTACGAAGTCGCCACACCCGCGAACTGGCCGAACAATGAGTTAATAGGAGATAAAGTGATAGTAAGACCCGCAAGTGATGTCGAGACTGCGAAGCAGAGGATAGAGCTCGCTAAGGCGAAGGAGATAGAGTGCTACGATTGGTGGTTCTGCTATAAGAAGGTCTGA
- a CDS encoding BMP family ABC transporter substrate-binding protein translates to MSYRWLALSLIFLLVGVVGGYSLAPKGTTQTVTQTVTQTVKETSTVTQEKKVKAAFIYIGPIGDYGWSHAHHQAKEIVDKKYDWLETTQVESVTPAASAGVMEQLISQGYNVIFTTSFDFMDPTLEEAKKHPDIIFWHCSGYKRNANMGTYFTDLYQAYYLNGLMAGALTKTKKIGYVAAHLIPEVVRHINAFAIGVNEVCPDCKVYVREIGAWVDPTKARQAAEALISEGVDVLAFTEDTPTVVQVAEEHFMRGERVLAFGHYSPMKEYGKDVCVSGQIAHWEVIYDDILSKIYAGSYTNENLDNVDYWWKLKEGSVELGCAYNEPVNPKFVDELRSVRVKEDVQLPNGTVLKDPDVYTLIFARLAQMGAIWTGKGWRYVNDETFDPFTGPIYDNKGKLRVLPGQRIGHDELWSMQWWVKNIVGPELGG, encoded by the coding sequence ATGTCGTATAGGTGGCTCGCACTCTCCCTCATCTTCCTATTAGTGGGTGTCGTAGGGGGATACTCCCTAGCCCCCAAGGGGACTACGCAAACGGTCACGCAGACAGTGACGCAGACGGTGAAGGAGACATCGACGGTCACTCAGGAGAAGAAAGTTAAGGCAGCATTCATATACATAGGGCCAATAGGGGATTACGGATGGTCCCATGCCCATCATCAGGCTAAGGAAATAGTGGATAAGAAGTACGACTGGCTTGAGACAACTCAAGTGGAATCCGTAACCCCTGCAGCATCAGCAGGTGTGATGGAGCAACTCATCTCCCAGGGATATAACGTTATATTCACGACGAGTTTCGATTTCATGGATCCGACGCTTGAGGAGGCTAAGAAGCACCCAGATATCATATTCTGGCACTGCTCAGGTTATAAGAGGAACGCTAACATGGGGACTTATTTCACGGATCTCTATCAAGCTTACTATCTGAATGGGCTCATGGCCGGCGCTCTCACTAAGACGAAGAAGATAGGTTATGTAGCTGCTCACCTAATACCGGAGGTCGTCAGGCACATAAACGCTTTCGCTATAGGAGTGAATGAAGTCTGCCCTGACTGCAAGGTCTATGTCAGGGAAATAGGAGCTTGGGTGGATCCGACGAAGGCGAGGCAAGCTGCAGAGGCCTTGATATCGGAGGGAGTAGATGTGCTAGCTTTCACAGAGGATACCCCTACGGTAGTGCAAGTGGCTGAGGAGCACTTCATGAGAGGCGAGAGGGTCCTCGCGTTCGGTCACTACAGCCCGATGAAGGAATACGGGAAGGACGTATGCGTAAGCGGACAGATAGCTCACTGGGAAGTCATATATGATGATATACTCTCGAAGATATATGCAGGCTCTTACACTAACGAGAACTTAGATAACGTCGATTACTGGTGGAAACTGAAGGAGGGATCCGTTGAGCTCGGTTGCGCTTATAATGAGCCCGTGAACCCGAAGTTCGTCGATGAACTGAGATCAGTGAGAGTGAAGGAGGATGTTCAGTTGCCTAATGGTACTGTGCTGAAGGATCCCGATGTTTACACATTGATCTTCGCTAGGTTAGCTCAAATGGGCGCTATCTGGACGGGGAAGGGATGGAGATACGTGAATGACGAGACCTTCGATCCGTTCACGGGGCCAATATACGATAACAAGGGTAAGCTCAGAGTACTGCCGGGTCAGAGGATAGGGCACGATGAACTCTGGTCGATGCAATGGTGGGTTAAAAATATCGTGGGCCCCGAACTCGGGGGCTAA
- a CDS encoding NAD-dependent deacylase — protein MDSHELRSVAELIRRNSGKVVAFTGAGISAEAGIPTFRGKGGLWERYNPEELATPQAFFRDPKLVWDWYLWRMSIIARARPTPAHEILALWEDKGILRGVVTQNVDGLHQRAGSKNLVELHGSIWRIRCTSCSNKVYLGFGNLPGRVPPECDRCGSIMRPDVVWFYEPLPRDEWMRAEDMMRSASLLLIIGTSGLVMPAATLPIIALRNRATLVEINPEETNLSSLAKFRMREGASRVLIALNEILEGIS, from the coding sequence ATGGACTCCCATGAGCTCAGATCTGTAGCTGAGCTCATAAGGAGGAACTCAGGCAAAGTCGTAGCTTTCACAGGAGCTGGTATATCAGCTGAAGCAGGGATACCGACTTTCAGGGGGAAGGGAGGGCTCTGGGAGAGATATAATCCGGAGGAACTCGCGACCCCTCAGGCTTTCTTCAGGGATCCCAAGTTAGTCTGGGACTGGTATTTATGGAGGATGTCCATAATCGCGAGAGCTCGACCGACGCCAGCTCATGAGATACTCGCCCTCTGGGAAGATAAGGGTATATTGAGGGGCGTGGTAACTCAGAATGTAGATGGTCTCCACCAGAGAGCTGGCTCTAAGAACTTAGTGGAACTTCACGGTTCTATTTGGAGGATTAGATGTACTTCTTGCAGTAATAAGGTCTATCTGGGCTTCGGGAACCTGCCGGGGAGGGTGCCGCCTGAGTGCGATAGATGCGGCTCCATAATGAGGCCCGATGTAGTCTGGTTCTATGAGCCGCTACCCAGGGATGAGTGGATGAGAGCTGAGGATATGATGAGATCGGCCAGTCTGTTGCTTATAATAGGGACCAGCGGGCTCGTGATGCCAGCAGCGACTCTGCCGATTATAGCCCTCCGGAACAGAGCTACTTTAGTCGAGATAAATCCTGAGGAAACCAATTTAAGTAGCTTAGCTAAGTTCAGGATGAGGGAGGGGGCTAGTAGAGTATTGATCGCCCTCAACGAGATACTGGAGGGGATCTCTTGA
- a CDS encoding pyridoxal-phosphate dependent enzyme, with amino-acid sequence MTLFKCPKCGAISSSDWICKCGFLMEIVPEKLIWSVDEREPSIWRYKSLLPHAESIVSLGEGLTDLRRVDGVLVKDETKNPTGSYVDRGSSVMISSSNLIMSELEYLQDVTISLASYLIASGREVRVIIDPEGVDVSELLYLSQLDIPISFSAGGARASYENPFMIEGFKTIAYELYEFKGKFDGIVIPSESGILAYGVIKGFRELEEMGLMKVPQIYLVHYSGIGGEFVEFLKSLGAKTMSLDTKDTMESLVKLARLGIYVKPISAMAYSAASRLGSEYIALLTGSSRRWKNPSSFTPLTGLQRRILDVMGDREMTAYQIWRLVGGATLQGVYKALSKLSRMGLVSSERKLYKRRMKRVYKLRSSGGGDVNRSEGEGDFIKGIFS; translated from the coding sequence TTGACTCTCTTCAAGTGCCCCAAGTGCGGCGCCATATCTAGCTCCGATTGGATCTGTAAATGCGGCTTCCTAATGGAGATAGTACCTGAGAAATTGATCTGGTCAGTCGATGAGAGGGAGCCATCTATATGGAGGTATAAAAGCCTTCTACCTCATGCAGAGAGTATAGTTAGTTTGGGAGAAGGCCTAACTGACTTGAGGAGAGTGGATGGAGTCCTCGTCAAGGACGAGACTAAGAACCCCACTGGATCGTACGTAGACAGAGGGTCCTCCGTGATGATCAGCTCCTCTAATTTAATTATGAGCGAGCTCGAGTACTTGCAAGACGTCACTATCTCCCTAGCATCTTACTTGATCGCTTCTGGGAGGGAAGTGAGAGTTATCATCGATCCGGAGGGAGTAGATGTTAGCGAGCTCCTCTATCTCTCTCAGTTAGATATACCGATATCTTTCAGTGCCGGGGGAGCTAGAGCCTCTTATGAGAACCCATTTATGATAGAGGGATTCAAAACGATAGCTTATGAGCTCTACGAGTTCAAGGGTAAATTCGATGGCATAGTAATACCTTCGGAATCCGGTATCTTAGCGTACGGGGTAATCAAGGGATTCAGGGAGCTGGAGGAGATGGGGTTGATGAAAGTACCTCAGATATACTTAGTCCATTATAGTGGTATCGGAGGGGAATTCGTAGAATTTCTGAAGTCGCTAGGAGCTAAGACCATGAGCCTAGATACTAAGGATACGATGGAGTCCCTCGTGAAGTTAGCGAGATTGGGTATATATGTGAAACCTATCTCAGCTATGGCTTACTCAGCGGCCTCTAGACTCGGGAGTGAGTATATAGCTCTGTTAACGGGGAGCTCGAGGAGATGGAAGAACCCAAGTTCATTCACTCCCCTCACTGGACTCCAGAGGAGGATCTTAGATGTCATGGGGGACAGGGAGATGACTGCTTATCAAATATGGAGGCTCGTCGGAGGAGCTACTTTGCAAGGCGTTTATAAGGCCCTCTCAAAGCTCTCTAGGATGGGCTTAGTCTCCTCTGAGAGGAAGTTATATAAGAGGAGGATGAAGAGAGTTTACAAGCTCAGATCATCGGGAGGAGGTGATGTAAATAGATCTGAGGGAGAAGGAGATTTTATTAAAGGAATCTTTAGTTAA
- a CDS encoding ABC transporter permease, whose amino-acid sequence MELVIIENILWIGFRSAVPLLLATLGEIYAERSGVLNLGVEGMMALGAASSFIVTIQTGSQLLGILSGLSAAMSLALIHCFISITLKSNQVVSGLALSMLGLGISSLIGRKYIGAQLPPEARLLPKPLDPLSKLPLIGKPLFDQDPMFYMSLLLTALLWFILFRTRYGIIVRSAGGNPAAVDAAGISVTRVRYASTILGGALSGLAGAYLSISYNPVWIENITAGRGWIAIALVIFSLWDPAKALLTSFLFGSIEASSYTLQALGYSQWLLSALPYLMTLIILMIGSSSKFRRRMGAPRYLGVPYERE is encoded by the coding sequence ATGGAGTTAGTAATAATAGAGAACATACTCTGGATAGGATTCAGGTCAGCTGTTCCCCTCCTTCTAGCGACCCTCGGAGAGATATACGCTGAAAGGTCCGGAGTACTAAACTTAGGTGTGGAGGGGATGATGGCCTTAGGAGCTGCTTCCTCCTTCATAGTGACGATCCAAACTGGGAGCCAGCTGTTGGGTATACTGTCTGGTCTCTCAGCTGCTATGTCACTCGCTCTAATACACTGTTTTATCAGCATAACTCTGAAGTCCAATCAGGTAGTTTCTGGATTAGCTCTCTCTATGCTAGGTCTCGGAATAAGCAGCCTTATCGGGAGGAAATACATCGGAGCTCAATTACCACCTGAAGCCAGGTTACTTCCTAAGCCCCTCGATCCTCTCTCTAAGCTCCCTCTGATCGGCAAGCCTCTATTCGATCAAGACCCGATGTTTTATATGAGCCTCTTACTCACAGCGCTCCTCTGGTTCATACTCTTCCGCACGAGATACGGCATCATAGTGAGATCAGCCGGGGGAAATCCTGCAGCTGTCGATGCTGCCGGTATATCGGTAACGAGAGTGAGGTATGCTTCAACGATACTGGGAGGCGCATTATCAGGGCTAGCTGGGGCTTATCTCTCGATATCGTACAATCCAGTCTGGATAGAGAACATAACAGCCGGCAGGGGGTGGATAGCCATAGCTCTCGTCATATTCTCCCTCTGGGATCCAGCTAAAGCTTTACTGACATCATTCTTATTCGGATCAATAGAGGCATCTAGCTACACTCTACAGGCCTTAGGTTACAGCCAATGGCTCCTGAGCGCTTTACCATATCTCATGACTCTCATAATATTGATGATAGGGTCCTCTAGTAAGTTCAGGAGGAGGATGGGGGCACCTCGCTACCTGGGGGTCCCGTATGAGAGGGAGTGA
- a CDS encoding radical SAM protein: MSERELLTFNYRGHKIQLRIDPYGMGSLIVDASRVAYLNHTAAIMIKAFLSGGDWKQAVKELKKYYRGMKESEVRRHFDEITEKIRMFIDGYGDPVTDLGFKYQLPDVTAMSAPLRVDLILTYKCNNYCVHCYSSSPRETEELSTEDWKRVLRVFHELGVPQVTFTGGEPTLREDLVDLVSEAQRLGMVSGIVTNGTLLSDDLSRRLAEAGLDYAQITLESKDPEVHDSITRVRGSWERTVSGIKSMVNTGVYVSVNSTLLKMNSPTILDTIRFAAELGVHGYSLNRVIYSGRATLDMEPSFEEMINIITEAKELAIELDLDFTWYGVTRYCEMDPMSMGLGLKFCSACSINLAVEPDGTVIPCQSHYLKLGNILRDRWMDIWYSKECLSIREASYIGDACKSCPLLSFCRGGCPLEAEVRSYPSKPPEVEPHGLP, encoded by the coding sequence ATGAGCGAGAGAGAGCTATTGACCTTCAATTACAGGGGCCATAAGATTCAGCTTAGGATAGATCCTTATGGAATGGGCTCCCTCATTGTGGATGCAAGTAGAGTAGCTTATCTCAATCACACAGCAGCGATTATGATCAAGGCATTCCTCTCGGGAGGGGACTGGAAGCAAGCTGTTAAAGAACTCAAGAAATACTACAGAGGGATGAAGGAGAGTGAAGTGAGGAGGCATTTCGATGAGATAACTGAGAAGATAAGGATGTTCATAGATGGCTACGGAGACCCTGTCACAGATCTGGGATTCAAGTACCAACTCCCCGATGTCACTGCAATGTCAGCTCCCCTCAGAGTAGATCTAATCCTCACTTACAAGTGCAATAACTATTGCGTCCACTGTTACTCATCTAGCCCCAGGGAAACGGAGGAGCTGAGCACTGAAGATTGGAAGAGAGTTTTGAGGGTATTTCATGAGCTAGGGGTACCTCAAGTCACTTTCACAGGTGGAGAGCCCACATTGAGGGAGGATCTCGTCGATCTAGTCTCTGAGGCCCAGAGGCTAGGTATGGTATCCGGGATCGTGACGAATGGGACTTTGCTGAGTGATGACCTCTCTAGGAGATTAGCGGAAGCTGGTTTGGATTACGCTCAAATAACTCTGGAGTCGAAGGATCCTGAGGTCCATGACTCAATCACTAGAGTGAGGGGGAGCTGGGAGAGGACGGTCAGTGGGATAAAGAGCATGGTGAATACTGGAGTCTACGTGAGCGTCAACTCGACCCTCCTGAAGATGAACTCACCGACTATACTGGATACTATTAGATTCGCTGCGGAACTGGGGGTCCACGGTTACTCCCTCAATAGAGTCATTTACAGCGGGAGAGCTACTCTCGATATGGAGCCGAGTTTCGAGGAGATGATTAACATAATAACTGAAGCTAAGGAACTAGCTATAGAGCTAGATCTCGATTTCACTTGGTACGGGGTTACGAGGTACTGCGAGATGGATCCAATGAGCATGGGGCTGGGGCTGAAGTTCTGCTCCGCCTGCAGCATCAATCTCGCTGTAGAGCCCGATGGCACTGTTATACCTTGCCAGAGCCATTACTTAAAGCTCGGGAACATCTTGAGGGATAGATGGATGGATATATGGTACTCGAAGGAGTGCTTGAGCATAAGGGAGGCATCTTATATAGGGGATGCCTGTAAGAGCTGCCCCCTGCTCTCTTTCTGCAGGGGAGGGTGCCCCTTAGAGGCTGAAGTGAGGAGCTACCCATCGAAGCCCCCTGAGGTCGAGCCCCATGGACTCCCATGA